The genome window TCGGACGATCGACATTCGCAGGAATCCGGCCCCTTCACGGAAGGCCCCCACACGTGACGAATGAGGAGGAATCGTAATGCCAGGTCTCACCAAAGAAGACGTGCTCAGGAAGGCGGAAGAGCTCAATGTGAAATTCGTCCATCTCCAATTCACTGATATCCTCGGTGTCATAAAGAACGTCGCGATTCCCGTGGAGCAACTCGGCAGGGCGCTCGATGGCGAGATCATGTTCGACGGGTCAGCCATCGAAGGCTTCGTGCGCATCGAAGAATCCGATATGTACCTGCGGCCGGATCCTTCTACTTTCGTGACGTTTCCTTGGAACGGCCAGGACGCGGTCACGGCCAGGCTCATCTGCGACATCTACAACCCCGACGGCACGCCGTTCGAGGGGTGCCCGCGGCATACGTTGAAGAAAGTCTTGGCCGAAGCGGAGGAGATGGGGTTTACCTTCGTGGCCGGTCCTGAGCCGGAGTTCTTCCTGTTTACCAGGGATGAACAGGGCACGCCGACCACGAAAACCCACGACCAGGCAAGCTACTTCGATCTTGCCCCCCTCGATCGCGGCGAGCGGGCACGTCAGGACATGGTCGTGACCCTTCAGAAGATGGGGTTCGAGATCGAGACCTCCCATCACGAGGTGGCTCCCGGGCAACACGAGATCGACTTCAAGTACACGTACGGCCTCACCACGGCCGACAACGTCGCCACGTTCCGTTTCGTAGTGAGAACCGTGGCTCTCGCCCACAACCTCCACGCGACCTTCATGCCGAAGCCTGTTTTCGGAATCAACGGTTCGGGAATGCACACTCATCAGTCTCTCTTTAGAGGCGCCGAGAACGCGTTCTACGATCCGAGGACCCCGAATGGGCTTTCCGAAGTCGCGCTGTACTACATTGGAGGTCTCATGAAGCACGCCAGAGGCTTCACGGCCATCACTAATCCCATCATCAACTCGTACAAGAGGCTTGTTCCCGGATATGAGGCACCCGTGTACATCGCCTGGTCGGAGAGGAACAGGAGCCCGCTCATCAGGATTCCGGCCGCTCGAGGAAAGAACACGAGAATCGAGCTAAGGAGCCCCGACCCGTCGTGCAACCCATACCTGGCGCTCGCGGTCACTCTGAAGGCCGGACTCGACGGGATAAAGAACAAGATCCTTCCGCCGGAGCCGATCAACCTCAACCTTTACGGGCTATCTCCCGCTGAACGAAAGGCAATGGGCATCGAGAGCTTGCCTGGCAGCATCGTGGAGGCGATCGAATGCCTCAGGGCTGACGAGGTCATCACCGATACCCTCGGACCGCACATTGTCACGAGGTTCATCGAGGCCAAGGAGATCGAGTGGGACATCTACCGCACGCAGGTGCACCCTTGGGAGATCGAGCAGTACCTGAACGTGTTCTGACGG of Bacillota bacterium contains these proteins:
- the glnA gene encoding type I glutamate--ammonia ligase, with the translated sequence MPGLTKEDVLRKAEELNVKFVHLQFTDILGVIKNVAIPVEQLGRALDGEIMFDGSAIEGFVRIEESDMYLRPDPSTFVTFPWNGQDAVTARLICDIYNPDGTPFEGCPRHTLKKVLAEAEEMGFTFVAGPEPEFFLFTRDEQGTPTTKTHDQASYFDLAPLDRGERARQDMVVTLQKMGFEIETSHHEVAPGQHEIDFKYTYGLTTADNVATFRFVVRTVALAHNLHATFMPKPVFGINGSGMHTHQSLFRGAENAFYDPRTPNGLSEVALYYIGGLMKHARGFTAITNPIINSYKRLVPGYEAPVYIAWSERNRSPLIRIPAARGKNTRIELRSPDPSCNPYLALAVTLKAGLDGIKNKILPPEPINLNLYGLSPAERKAMGIESLPGSIVEAIECLRADEVITDTLGPHIVTRFIEAKEIEWDIYRTQVHPWEIEQYLNVF